In Solanum lycopersicum chromosome 3, SLM_r2.1, the genomic stretch AAAATAACATGATAACAGTAGCAAAGTGAATAGTCAAACTGAAGCAATAGAGAAAGAAATAGAGAGAGTGATTCTTATTGAATTTTCCGGGCCGACTGATGGCGAACAACAATGAACAACAATAGATACATAATAATGTTGCTGAACCGTAGGCATAATAATGTGTGTAATCAGATGTCTTACAATGATGGAAACATGGGAGTATCTATAGGATAATCTAATCGTGACCGGCAATGTGAGTCTTGCACGTTTCAGTGATAAGATCGTGACTATTAGATGTGATATAATGAAATTTCGGATATCTCAAAGTTTGGCTGTCGTAGGGAATTTAATGATTGGATACTTTGGACTTTCTGGTTGTATCCTTCTGGAAAACTGTTGTCTGATATGGGTGAACCGGACCCAGGGACAAGTTCTGAGGTGGCTTAGGGTTCTTCGGTTTTTGACCAGGCTGACTTGAGGAAGACTATGAGTTCCTTCTGCACTTGCCACATGTCCAGTCAAATAGTCTTCGCCCTGGTATATTTATTACCTATACCAAAAGGCCTTTCAGATAAGTGTTTGGCATTTCCCTATCTATTTTAAATGACATTTTATCTTGCCTATACCTGAATTGGTACATTTTCTTGTCTGGTGCTTGTGGCGTGTTTATTATGAGTCTTCATAGTTTCTAAGGTGTCAAAATCAGTCATTATTGGCATTTTGTGAAGTTGCAGAATTTGTTTAATTAATCTGCAGTGTGTTGTTGGTCATATGCAGTGTCTGATAGCTTTCGAACCCTTCTCAAGTAGTCGTATTTTCATATCTTTTCAATCTATGGCATTATGTACAATATTTTGAAGAGGGGAGAGATTGTCAAAACTAAAAGACAATCTATTCTGTCGAACTCACTTGGTTTGCAGTCATGAATGGTTCATTATAATCCCTCTACGGATGTATATTTCTTTGTCTTTATCCTATCCTTAATTGTACACCATTCTATATAAGAGgttagatacatgtatatgaGGTGAATGTGAGAAAGACACCTATTTCTGGAAATGGGTGTTACTGGATATTCTGTGTGTGAAAACTTGATATTCTTTATAAGCTTCTTTCAAGTCCTTTTATCATCTTCACCTGATATATCTTTTACCTGATCAACTCTAAATTCTACAGAGAGTGAAAGGATCCTGCAGTCTGAAGAAGAATAGTGTGAAATCGTACCTGAAACATTTACAATGAGTAACAGCTTGTTACATAGTCATTATTCGAGTGGTGGAATCCCATCAGAGATTGCTGAGAATCTAAAAGATTTTTTTCCTGAGGATGGCGATTTGAGTtatgaagaagttcttttgcaACAGGTATCACAGAAAGAAATAGATGCTTTTGCACAAGGTTCAACAGCAGGCAGCCCTTTTGTTGACCATCTTCCTATTCCTTATTCAGTAGTTAACAGTATTTTCTGTTGACAGTTGGATTGTTGTCTTGCAGGAAACTGTTTACTTATCATTTCAAGCAAATGGAAAAAACAAGAGTATGAGCTCTGAATACGGTCAAACCAGTAGCGGGCATCCGTTATCAGCACAAAAGGGTGATTCTTCTCAAAGCCCTGACTCACAGTTGGCTCTGGATGAAGCTATAGCTAGATCTTTGCAGTTGGGGGatgattttgaggatttttGTAGAGATGAGCTTAATTCTACTGTGGCTGGTAATTGCATAAGAACTTCGTTTATTCCGTAAAATTTCTTGGTCATACAGCTTCTATCTCTGCTTTGTCTAATGGTACAATTTGCATGATATTAcctgtttttattttctactttTAACCATAGATGTTCTTCTCTGTGATTATAGAAGATGTTAGTCATCTTATTCTGAATGGTTTATATGTATAACCTTGAACCATGATTTATAGATGCCAAGATGTTAAAACTATGCTAAAATGAAGTCTTTCTTACACTGATGAGTGAAGACTGAACTGTAGAATGGACAAAAGGATAGTAGCTTGTAGTACAAAGGACAAGGAACTCACTGAATGAACATTAATATTGAGATAGTGAAAAGCATGAATTGTACTTGTAATGCATACCAGTTTTATGAACTGTTTATACCAAAAAATGCAGTTGATTACCTTTGTGATGCAAAGTGTGCATGTGAATCAAGTATTTGTTATcctgtttttattttaaaataaaagtaacaattattttaaaatacacGTGTGATTCACTGGTATGCCTGTTTTTGACACATAATAGGTGATTGTAAGTCATGTGTGAAAATCTGGTGGACACGGGTGTCCACAAGGCACACATATGATCACTACCTTAGTTTAGATGGCTAACTGGCAGCAGACTTCCAgtgttatttatgtattttgcCAATGTTTTAGCTTAGTGATGATTAGTTGAGAATTTCATTCGTCAATAATGGAGTGGAGCATGAGGATTTGGTGTTTGGTGATTATTAAAAGTTGCAAAAAGTGAAAATGGTGTTTACCTTTATAGGAGCAAGTGATATGATGTAGGAGTGCGAAAAATATTTCGTGTCACGCTATAGTGTATTATTGTTCTTCAGTCTTCTAAAACCATTTCAAAATAGGTGTGTGCATGTTCAGTTTACTCAAAAAGCTAGATTGTACATCTAAACAACTTTGGTGGGTGAATAGAAGAGTAggaagtaaataaataaaacaggtTTTACTTCGCGGGTGTTTGAAAcatagtttttttgttttggaaataTTCAGTTCAAGTATATGATTGGATTAAGTGTCCACATTACTCATAATCAAGTAACCTCCACATCATCTGCAGGCATCAGGGAATCCCCTCCTAGAGAATCACCTCCGGTCAGGGTTTGCTTCGACTTTATAGTTCTCT encodes the following:
- the LOC101266907 gene encoding E3 ubiquitin-protein ligase BIG BROTHER isoform X2, whose translation is MSNSLLHSHYSSGGIPSEIAENLKDFFPEDGDLSYEEVLLQQETVYLSFQANGKNKSMSSEYGQTSSGHPLSAQKGDSSQSPDSQLALDEAIARSLQLGDDFEDFCRDELNSTVAGIRESPPRESPPAENPNTRRQDDIDPDSMTYEELQSLGEAVGQQSRGLSQDLISRLPSFKYKTGFFSKKKKMGECVICYAAYRSGDMLTTLPCAHMFHSECINRWLKERKNCPLCYEEVKDE
- the LOC101266907 gene encoding uncharacterized protein isoform X1, with product MSNSLLHSHYSSGGIPSEIAENLKDFFPEDGDLSYEEVLLQQETVYLSFQANGKNKSMSSEYGQTSSGHPLSAQKGDSSQSPDSQLALDEAIARSLQLGDDFEDFCRDELNSTVAGIRESPPRESPPAENPNTRRQDDIDPDSMTYEVVYSDKSCSSIFCHQVNFLLFHFDCLLSFLVGIAVFRRSCWPAEQRAFTRPHKSFTKFQIQDWILLKEKEDGRVCYMLCCIQKRRYVDHFALCTHVSFRMY
- the LOC101266907 gene encoding E3 ubiquitin-protein ligase BIG BROTHER isoform X3 — protein: MSNSLLHSHYSSGGIPSEIAENLKDFFPEDGDLSYEEVLLQQETVYLSFQANGKNKSMSSEYGQTSSGHPLSAQKGDSSQSPDSQLALDEAIARSLQLGDDFEDFCRDELNSTVAGIRESPPRESPPAENPNTRRQDDIDPDSMTYEVVYSDKSCSSIFCHQVCYMLCCIQKRRYVDHFALCTHVSFRMY